GCCGTCGCCATGGCCGCGACCACCGTGCTCCCCGCACCGCGAGAAGACGCCCAGAAGGACTGCCACGGTCCACTTCGTCCATCCCGAGGACCGAATCGAGCGGGGAAGGCCCGTACACTCGCCATCGCCACCATCTTCATCTTGTACATCGCCGCGGCCTCGACGTCGATCCGCATCACCTCGTCCATCCCGGCCTCGTACGAGCTCACCACCGACCTCCTCTCAGTGAGCAGCGCCAATCCCCCGCCTTTCCCCATAGTTTCCGTCGACGTAGGCCACCGCCCGACCTTCCCTGCCCGGAGTTGCGCTACTCGCACTCCCTGGC
The genomic region above belongs to Triticum aestivum cultivar Chinese Spring unplaced genomic scaffold, IWGSC CS RefSeq v2.1 scaffold13894, whole genome shotgun sequence and contains:
- the LOC123176010 gene encoding uncharacterized protein isoform X1, which codes for MLPSPWPRPPCSPHREKTPRRTATVHFVHPEDRIERGRPVHSPSPPSSSCTSPRPRRRSASPRPSRPRTSSPPTSSQPRDDANAPVIDYVTDDPSFSPEQPDDGVQEPDDTFDDCYYTKGVCYHVTETADDQE
- the LOC123176010 gene encoding uncharacterized protein isoform X2 yields the protein MAATTVLPAPREDAQKDCHGPLRPSRGPNRAGKARTLAIATIFILYIAAASTSIRITSSIPASYELTTDLLSMTESRSQMTPLTTATTPRASATT